In the Penaeus chinensis breed Huanghai No. 1 chromosome 31, ASM1920278v2, whole genome shotgun sequence genome, one interval contains:
- the LOC125042155 gene encoding uncharacterized protein LOC125042155 encodes MPREFQHPCHKLSWRLDENYESAEEVDYIEGPAVAQQGSPDGATPWLRTEREPLCRNAQTQRHHGSAETQPLVDPRRAVLLPGYCQDDIPLWDHPDPPEFVNGASTGHFQPCDDIPCIVESENSLGSDSNLRDDLTTYATTNARGGGGFDTLDAPRGYKALARRSLDSMRPSVTLSKINDFVQRAKSEVFEGEDSTRTRLRHLIRNHGYNDDTQRYQQWGVVLVQVNETNPGCPGLLGLLLKTWLAVTLYYRGYYLMVTSKHQAIETRIGQLTLRHITSFSSP; translated from the exons ATGCCGCGGGAGTTTCAGCATCCGTGTCACAAGCTGTCGTGGAGGCTGGACGAGAACTATGAGTCGGCGGAGGAAGTGGACTACATCGAGGGCCCGGCGGTAGCCCAGCAGGGAAGCCCAGACGGCGCGACGCCCTGGCTCAGGACCGAGAGGGAACCCCTCTGCCGCAACGCCCAGACGCAGAGGCACCATGGCTCCGCCGAGACGCAGCCCTTGGTCGATCCGCGTCGGGCGGTGCTCCTGCCGGGCTACTGTCAGGACGACATCCCCCTGTGGGACCACCCCGACCCGCCGGAGTTCGTCAACGGCGCCTCCACCGGGCACTTCCAGCCTTGCGACGACATCCCCTGCATCGTCGAGTCGGAGAACTCCCTGGGCTCGGACTCGAACCTCCGAGACGACCTCACGACGTACGCCACGACCAACgccagaggagggggaggattcgACACGCTGGACGCCCCTCGAGGCTACAAGGCCCTGGCGCGGAGGTCCCTGGACTCCATGCGGCCGTCGGTCACGCTCAGCAAGATCAACGACTTCGTGCAGCGAGCCAAGTCGGAGGTGTTCGAGGGCGAGGACTCGACCCGAACCCGACTCCGACACCTGATTCGGAACCACGGCTACAACGACGACACCCAAAG atatcagCAATGGGGAGTGgtcttagtgcaggtgaatgaaacaAATCCTGGCTGCCCTGGTTTATTAGGTTTATTACTGAAG ACATGGTTAGCAGTCACACTATATTATCGTGGATATTACCTCATGGTAACTAGCAAGCACCAGGCTATAGAAACCAGGATTGGTCAACTCACCTTGCGTCATataacttctttctcttccccctga